A genomic region of Zea mays cultivar B73 chromosome 6, Zm-B73-REFERENCE-NAM-5.0, whole genome shotgun sequence contains the following coding sequences:
- the LOC100279268 gene encoding Heterogeneous nuclear ribonucleoprotein 1: MAGYGEENQNTMSGYEEEEEEEVEEVEEVYEEEEEEEEEEEEEDGEGEADEGAVASEPAAMAAETRSVVGGRGLAKAVGNVDTGGEDGRDADSSGGDASGKIFVGGVAWETTEETFTKHFQKYGAITDSVIMKDKHTRMPRGFGFVTFSDPSVLDRVLEDEHVIDGRTVEVKRTVPKEEMSSKDGPKTKKIFVGGIPPSLTEDKLKEHFSSYGKVVEHQIMLDHSTGRSRGFGFVTFESEDAVERVMSEGRMHDLGGKQVEIKKAEPKKPGVGDSSSNGRHSRGGGHRDSYRGSGGNGFSGNSSGGGYGYSGGYRSTAAAHYGSTAYGAYGRGYGYGGTAGYGLGYGSAYGGSMYGGPYGAYAAYGGAYGGGAYGAPGGYGAGGYGSYGGAGGMGGGGSAGGRGSSRYHPYGK; the protein is encoded by the exons ATGGCGGGGTACGGGGAAGAGAACCAGAACACCATGAGCGGGTAcgaggaagaggaggaagaagaggttGAAGAAGTCGAGGAGGTgtacgaggaggaggaggaggaggaggaggaggaggaggaggaggacggggAGGGGGAAGCGGACGAGGGGGCTGTAGCCTCCGAGCCAGCGGCGATGGCGGCCGAGACGAGAAGCGTTGTTGGAGGCCGGGGCTTAGCGAAGGCCGTTGGGAATGTTGATACCGGTGGCGAGGATGGGAGGGATGCAGATTCCAGTGGCGGTGACGCCTCGGG GAAGATTTTCGTAGGGGGTGTAGCTTGGGAGACAACTGAAG AAACATTCACAAAGCATTTTCAGAAGTATGGAGCTATAACTGATTCTGTGATCATGAAGGACAAGCATACTAGGATGCCTCGCGGATTTGGATTTGTTACATTTTCCGATCCATCTGTGCTTGACAGGGTTCTAGAGGATGAACATGTCATAGATGGAAGAACA GTTGAAGTCAAAAGGACTGTTCCAAAAGAGGAAATGTCATCGAAAGACGGTCCTAAGACAAAAAAGATCTTTGTGGGTGGTATTCCACCATCTCTTACCGAAG ATAAATTAAAGGAGCACTTCTCATCGTATGGGAAGGTGGTTGAGCATCAGATTATGCTTGACCATAGCACTGGACGCTCACGTGGCTTTGGATTTGTCACATTTGAAAGCGAGGATGCTGTTGAAAGGGTTATGTCAGAGGGGAGAATGCATGATCTTGGAGGGAAACAG GTTGAAATTAAGAAAGCTGAACCAAAAAAACCTGGTGTGGGTGATTCAAGCTCAAATGGAAGACACAGTCGTGGTGGTGGTCATCGTGATTCATACCGTGGTAGTGGTGGCAATGGCTTTTCTGGGAACAGCAGTGGTGGTGGCTATGGATACAGTGGTGGCTACCGATCAACTGCTGCAGCACATTATGGCAGCACAGCATATGGTGCCTATGGCAGAGGGTATGGATACGGTGGTACTGCTGGCTATGGCTTAGGTTATGGCTCTGCATATGGTGGCTCCATGTATGGAGGTCCATATGGTGCCTACGCGGCATATGGTGGTGCCTATGGAGGTGGTGCATATGGTGCTCCAGGAGGGTATGGCGCGGGAGGATATGGCAGCTACGGTGGGGCTGGAGGCATGGGTGGTGGTGGCAGCGCTGGTGGTCGGGGCTCCAGCAGATACCACCCTTATGGAAAATGA